In Microbacterium sp. SLBN-146, one genomic interval encodes:
- a CDS encoding NAD-dependent epimerase/dehydratase family protein translates to MASILYIGGTGTISTACVRHSLERGDDVAILHRGTTGRAVPDGVREYFADVRDAGAVREALGYAEFDAVADFLSFVPDDLAPHLELLGARTGQYLFVSSASAYQKPPAHVPVTERTPLDNPFWQYSRDKIASEEFLAASGVPFTIVRPSHTYDERMIPTLGKWTDISRLRDGRPVIVHGDGTSLWTITHADDVAVAITGLLANPRALGEDFTVTGDHAPTWNQIYGWIADAAGVDEPDLVHVASETIAAFVPHFGPTLLGDKAHSMLFDNAKVTALVPEFTTTVTFDEGARRIVEHYDAHPDAQRTDADLDALFDRIAAHARTAG, encoded by the coding sequence GTGGCCAGCATTCTCTACATCGGCGGCACCGGGACGATCAGCACCGCGTGCGTACGACACTCTCTCGAACGCGGAGACGACGTCGCGATCCTGCATCGCGGGACGACGGGGCGAGCCGTCCCCGATGGCGTCCGCGAGTATTTCGCCGACGTCCGCGACGCCGGCGCCGTGCGTGAGGCGCTCGGCTATGCCGAGTTCGACGCCGTCGCCGACTTCCTCTCGTTCGTCCCGGACGATCTGGCTCCCCACCTCGAGCTGCTCGGCGCCCGCACAGGCCAGTATCTCTTCGTGAGCTCGGCGTCGGCGTACCAGAAGCCGCCCGCACACGTTCCCGTCACAGAGCGGACGCCGCTGGACAACCCGTTCTGGCAGTACTCCCGCGACAAGATCGCGTCGGAAGAGTTCCTCGCCGCGTCGGGCGTTCCCTTCACGATCGTGCGACCCTCGCACACGTACGACGAGCGGATGATCCCGACCCTCGGGAAGTGGACGGACATCTCCCGCCTGCGGGACGGCCGCCCCGTCATCGTGCACGGCGACGGCACGAGCCTGTGGACCATCACGCACGCCGACGACGTCGCGGTGGCCATCACGGGACTGCTCGCGAACCCCCGCGCGCTCGGCGAGGACTTCACGGTGACGGGCGACCATGCCCCGACGTGGAATCAGATCTACGGCTGGATCGCCGATGCGGCAGGAGTCGACGAGCCGGACCTCGTGCACGTGGCGTCCGAGACGATCGCCGCGTTCGTGCCGCACTTCGGCCCCACCCTCCTGGGAGACAAGGCCCACTCGATGCTCTTCGACAACGCCAAGGTGACAGCTCTCGTCCCCGAGTTCACGACGACCGTGACCTTCGACGAGGGCGCCCGCCGGATCGTCGAGCACTACGACGCACACCCCGACGCACAGCGCACGGACGCGGACCTCGACGCGCTCTTCGATCGCATCGCGGCCCACGCCCGTACGGCGGGGTGA
- a CDS encoding FAD-binding oxidoreductase, protein MTLSELRAAVSGAVITPDDSEWDAARLFHSGIGLPTAIVRPASLADVRAAVMWAAASGSPVVVRGGGHGPWGSVPGGLTVDLGAFTSVDVDIDADGALVRVGGGATWGDVARTLAPRGLGISSGDTASVGVGGLTLGGGIGWMTRAWGLTIDQLVGAEVVTAAGDLVEVSSDVEPDLFWALRGGGGNFGVVTRFDFRAHELPAVVFATMTIEGDARPVITALAEALVDAPRDVTVTYMDVPPMDPSAPAGATITACWANDDAGAARAVLGPIAESPGVSSFDIAVQAYPDILLDMPAYDPAAPMPGFVGGNTLLPVLDEIAIDRLVAFREDHPASVVLLRSLGGAFGDVPPETTAFAARDATWFAMAGAFDLPGLLSDDERAAIVAEWSAIESLGVGVYGNFTTSTTEDWVPRMYPPATLARLSAVKRSWDPGNVFSRTHNVAPA, encoded by the coding sequence GTGACCTTGTCAGAGCTCCGCGCCGCGGTGAGCGGCGCCGTCATCACTCCCGACGACAGCGAGTGGGATGCTGCTCGGCTGTTCCATTCGGGTATCGGACTCCCCACGGCCATCGTGCGTCCGGCGTCGCTCGCCGACGTGCGGGCGGCGGTCATGTGGGCTGCGGCATCCGGATCGCCCGTTGTCGTGCGCGGCGGCGGGCACGGCCCATGGGGGAGTGTGCCCGGCGGTCTCACGGTCGATCTCGGCGCGTTCACGTCGGTGGATGTCGACATCGACGCGGACGGGGCTCTCGTGCGCGTCGGCGGAGGCGCGACGTGGGGCGACGTCGCCCGCACGCTCGCGCCGCGCGGCCTCGGCATCAGTTCGGGTGACACGGCCTCCGTCGGCGTCGGGGGACTCACCCTCGGCGGGGGTATTGGCTGGATGACGCGGGCGTGGGGGCTCACGATCGATCAGCTCGTCGGGGCTGAGGTCGTCACGGCGGCGGGAGACCTGGTCGAGGTGTCGTCCGACGTCGAACCCGACCTCTTCTGGGCCCTCCGCGGCGGGGGCGGGAACTTCGGCGTCGTGACGAGGTTCGACTTCCGTGCCCACGAGCTGCCGGCCGTCGTGTTCGCGACCATGACGATCGAGGGTGACGCGCGCCCCGTGATCACAGCTCTCGCGGAGGCCCTCGTCGACGCGCCCCGCGACGTGACCGTCACGTACATGGATGTTCCGCCGATGGATCCGAGCGCCCCGGCGGGCGCGACGATCACGGCATGCTGGGCGAACGACGACGCGGGCGCGGCCCGCGCGGTGCTCGGACCGATCGCCGAGTCGCCGGGCGTGAGCTCGTTCGATATCGCGGTGCAGGCGTATCCCGACATCCTGCTCGACATGCCGGCGTACGATCCTGCCGCGCCCATGCCGGGTTTCGTCGGCGGGAACACTCTCCTTCCCGTGCTCGACGAGATCGCGATCGATCGGCTCGTCGCATTCCGCGAAGATCACCCGGCATCCGTCGTCCTTCTCCGCTCGCTCGGCGGGGCCTTCGGCGACGTCCCGCCCGAGACGACGGCTTTCGCCGCCCGCGATGCCACCTGGTTCGCCATGGCAGGTGCGTTCGACCTGCCGGGGCTTCTGAGTGACGACGAGCGCGCAGCCATCGTGGCGGAGTGGAGCGCGATCGAGTCGCTCGGCGTGGGTGTCTACGGCAACTTCACGACGTCGACGACAGAGGACTGGGTCCCCCGGATGTATCCGCCCGCGACCCTCGCGCGCCTGTCGGCGGTCAAGCGGAGCTGGGATCCGGGCAACGTCTTCTCACGCACGCACAACGTCGCTCCCGCGTGA
- a CDS encoding VanZ family protein: protein MRPRRWALVVASAAYAVVLWYLTLRPVPYEPEVQGIVDLVVAWFARYDVTAWLTLDRVEFLSNVGLFVPFGALAVLWGARWWIAVVCGLAASGIIELVQLSLLAERVPDIRDLVANTTGAAVGAALTILIVRAVRRRSRGSDVVRA, encoded by the coding sequence ATGCGTCCGCGGAGGTGGGCGCTCGTCGTCGCGTCGGCGGCGTACGCCGTCGTGCTCTGGTACCTCACTCTGCGTCCGGTGCCCTACGAGCCCGAGGTGCAAGGGATCGTCGACCTCGTCGTCGCGTGGTTCGCGCGCTACGACGTGACGGCCTGGCTGACGCTCGACCGGGTCGAGTTCTTGTCGAACGTCGGCTTGTTCGTGCCCTTCGGCGCACTCGCCGTGCTGTGGGGAGCGCGCTGGTGGATCGCCGTCGTGTGCGGGCTCGCCGCAAGCGGCATCATCGAGCTCGTGCAGCTGTCGCTCCTCGCGGAGAGGGTGCCGGACATCCGCGACCTCGTCGCGAACACGACGGGAGCGGCCGTGGGCGCTGCGCTCACGATCCTCATCGTGCGCGCCGTGCGACGCCGGTCACGCGGGAGCGACGTTGTGCGTGCGTGA
- the pth gene encoding aminoacyl-tRNA hydrolase codes for MADVWLVVGLGNPGPRYETTRHNVGQLVVDELAARRGETFKAHKAHARVVETWLRPGGPKLVLAKPNSFMNVSGGPVAGLAKFYGVDPDHIVVVHDELDIPFDTIKLKSGGGHGGHNGVRDVAKALATPDFPRVRVGIGRPVGRQDPSDWVLEPFGATERKTLGILVADAADAVEQLVDEGLLAAQQKHHAPRA; via the coding sequence ATGGCAGACGTGTGGCTCGTCGTGGGACTGGGCAATCCCGGACCCCGGTACGAGACGACGCGACACAACGTCGGTCAGCTCGTCGTCGACGAACTCGCCGCTCGTCGCGGTGAGACCTTCAAGGCCCACAAGGCGCATGCGCGCGTCGTGGAGACGTGGCTCCGCCCCGGCGGGCCCAAGCTCGTCCTGGCCAAGCCGAACTCCTTCATGAACGTCTCCGGGGGTCCCGTAGCGGGACTGGCGAAGTTCTACGGTGTCGACCCGGACCACATCGTCGTCGTCCACGACGAACTCGACATCCCGTTCGACACGATCAAGCTCAAGTCGGGCGGCGGCCACGGCGGCCACAACGGCGTGCGCGATGTCGCGAAGGCTCTCGCGACCCCCGACTTCCCGCGGGTGCGTGTAGGCATCGGTCGTCCTGTCGGACGCCAGGATCCCTCCGACTGGGTCCTCGAACCCTTCGGCGCGACGGAGCGCAAGACGCTCGGCATCCTGGTGGCGGATGCCGCGGATGCTGTCGAGCAGCTCGTCGACGAAGGACTACTCGCGGCACAGCAGAAGCACCACGCGCCTCGCGCGTGA
- the gndA gene encoding NADP-dependent phosphogluconate dehydrogenase, which translates to MPEPTGPSADNAARANIGVVGLAVMGSNLARNLASREGNTVAVFNRTYSKTDELVTGHPEAGFVATGSYEEFAASLIRPRTALIMVKAGGPTDAVIDELVRVFEPGDIIVDGGNSLFTDTIRREKAVRETGINYVGMGVSGGEEGALLGPSLMPGGSDESWVTLGPILRSIAAIAEGEPCVTHVGHDGAGHFVKMVHNGIEYADMQLIAEAYDLIRRGTGKTPAEIADVFAEWNRGELESYLIEITAEVLRQVDAETGAPLVDVILDQAGAKGTGAWTVQTALSLGVPVSGIAEATFARSLSSHPEQRSVSRDLPGPREGFHVEDADAFIEEVRLALYASKIVAYSQGFDEIRAGAAEYDWTIDLGAIASIWRGGCIIRAQFLNRITEAYAAAPDLPVLLTAPYFVDALGRAQDAWRHIVGVSAEAGIPSPAFSSSLAYYDGLRAERLPAALIQGQRDFFGAHTYKRIDKPGTFHTLWSGDRTEVEAEDTH; encoded by the coding sequence GTGCCGGAGCCCACGGGTCCGTCTGCCGACAACGCGGCGCGAGCGAACATCGGCGTCGTGGGTCTCGCCGTCATGGGGTCGAACCTGGCTCGCAACCTCGCATCGCGTGAGGGCAACACGGTCGCGGTGTTCAACCGCACCTACAGCAAGACCGACGAACTCGTCACGGGGCACCCCGAAGCGGGCTTCGTCGCGACGGGTTCCTACGAAGAGTTCGCCGCCTCGCTCATTCGTCCGCGGACCGCTCTCATCATGGTGAAGGCCGGCGGCCCCACCGACGCCGTCATCGACGAGCTCGTGCGCGTCTTCGAGCCGGGCGACATCATCGTCGACGGCGGCAACAGTCTCTTCACCGACACCATCCGCCGCGAGAAGGCCGTCCGCGAAACGGGCATCAACTACGTGGGCATGGGCGTCTCCGGCGGCGAAGAGGGTGCCCTGCTCGGCCCGTCGCTCATGCCGGGAGGATCCGACGAGTCGTGGGTCACTCTCGGCCCCATCCTCCGCTCGATCGCCGCGATCGCGGAAGGTGAGCCGTGCGTGACGCACGTCGGGCACGACGGTGCGGGACACTTCGTGAAGATGGTGCACAACGGCATCGAGTACGCCGACATGCAGCTCATCGCGGAGGCCTACGACCTCATCCGCCGCGGAACGGGCAAGACCCCCGCCGAGATCGCCGACGTCTTCGCCGAGTGGAACCGCGGCGAGCTGGAGTCGTACCTCATCGAGATCACCGCTGAAGTCCTCCGCCAGGTCGACGCCGAGACGGGCGCCCCGCTCGTCGACGTGATCCTCGACCAGGCCGGCGCGAAGGGCACGGGCGCCTGGACGGTGCAGACCGCCCTTTCGCTCGGAGTGCCCGTCTCGGGTATCGCCGAGGCGACCTTCGCACGGTCGCTCTCGAGCCACCCCGAACAGCGGAGCGTGTCCCGCGACCTCCCCGGACCCCGCGAAGGGTTCCATGTCGAAGACGCCGACGCGTTCATCGAAGAAGTCCGCCTCGCGCTCTACGCATCGAAGATCGTCGCCTATTCGCAGGGCTTCGACGAGATCCGCGCCGGTGCCGCAGAGTACGACTGGACCATCGACCTCGGCGCCATCGCCTCGATCTGGCGCGGCGGCTGCATCATCCGCGCGCAGTTCCTGAACCGCATCACCGAGGCCTACGCCGCCGCTCCCGACCTTCCGGTCCTCCTCACGGCGCCGTACTTCGTGGATGCCCTCGGCCGTGCACAGGATGCCTGGCGCCACATCGTGGGCGTCTCGGCCGAGGCCGGCATCCCCTCCCCGGCCTTCTCCTCCTCCCTCGCCTACTACGACGGCCTCCGCGCCGAGCGGCTTCCCGCTGCCCTCATCCAGGGCCAGCGCGACTTCTTCGGCGCCCACACCTACAAGCGCATCGACAAGCCCGGGACCTTCCACACGCTCTGGTCCGGCGACCGCACCGAGGTTGAAGCGGAAGACACCCACTGA
- a CDS encoding 50S ribosomal protein L25/general stress protein Ctc: MTNEPDHKVHAELRENFGKGFARRLRAAGKIPAVIYGHGTAPVHVALPGHQMSLLIRRANAVLELDVNGTDQLTLVKDVQKDPVHQIIEHIDLLVVKKGEKIEVDIPITVVGESYPGTIANLDAVSVLLEVEATNIPENVEVNIEGLEEGAHITAADLTLPSGATLIADPEMLIVAVSVPSSTLAAEDEIAEADAEVAAEQSAASEESE; this comes from the coding sequence ATGACCAACGAACCCGACCACAAGGTCCACGCCGAGCTGCGCGAGAACTTCGGCAAGGGCTTCGCCCGTCGCCTGCGCGCTGCCGGCAAGATCCCCGCCGTCATCTACGGCCACGGCACGGCGCCCGTGCACGTCGCGCTCCCGGGCCACCAGATGTCGCTGCTGATCCGTCGCGCCAACGCCGTCCTCGAACTCGACGTCAACGGCACCGACCAGCTCACGCTCGTCAAGGACGTCCAGAAGGATCCTGTGCACCAGATCATCGAGCACATCGACCTCCTCGTGGTGAAGAAGGGCGAGAAGATCGAGGTCGACATTCCGATCACGGTCGTCGGAGAGTCCTACCCCGGCACCATCGCGAACCTCGACGCCGTGAGCGTCCTGCTCGAGGTCGAGGCGACCAACATCCCCGAGAACGTCGAGGTCAACATCGAGGGTCTCGAGGAGGGCGCGCACATCACCGCCGCCGACCTCACTCTGCCGAGCGGCGCCACGCTCATCGCCGACCCGGAGATGCTCATCGTCGCCGTCTCCGTGCCGTCGTCGACGCTCGCCGCCGAGGACGAGATCGCTGAAGCCGATGCAGAGGTCGCCGCTGAGCAGTCGGCCGCGTCGGAGGAGTCCGAGTAA